catgattaccggttcttgtcctgccgtcactctagtgtaggtttgtgtttagaacgggttaaaacatgaaaaaaagggattaatttcaaactcggcttaaaccAAATACGGGTAATAGTCAAATAAAGGGTTATgtcttttgggttttaggtgaaaatactcttaatctgtaaaagccatattgtcgcgatacagaataatataaaaataacccactcattcgagacttgagtacaaacatcatgtctgttgagtccgttaaaataatgccgaatgccacataccctatccatcatcccttttgtttgttttagggtaagatttgtatgccaagatatcctggataataactgattaactcacgtaaattcggcaataacaaaatctcattgtttgtttatttgcgcttacttgttacattttttttgttatgcgggtcgagcccgatcctttaggatacgattcacatggggtccaacgccccaatcgtagattaCGGGATCTAATTCCCATACactgagtgcgcatttaatttaattttcagtcttttccaaaaatatacggtgagcatgagtgaaatcatggccaaatgctaaccgaccgggatttagtcattgtaccttgtcttttatttatttgagagaacaatgtgaggttttatattatacatacattcatgtaaaataccggtcggagagtggacggtcagagtgCTTCtgcgaatttacggtgtcaaaacgcataagacgAGCGGAAcctaattaagcggtaattaaattaaaatggcaaacctagacaagctagagtaccgaaagggcatgtgggatataggcccacacgtaatagaacccccgaatttggaattttcggttctgtacagaccattgccttagcattttaggtgtaccccgtacccctagacctaggtaacttgccggccctcgatcttcgggtcgtaaaatggcaagtgacgactccttctcacgtgcgtccgtcgcgcgtccccaggaaggtggacactcccaagccgcgttgcatttaggcgcgcgcatgcgtgccccgacgagacgaaattcgggtgcgcacagcttggcgactccactggggacacttagagggttcgggctcgttctcgcttgctttgtttgcttgtttatttatcgctttctgtaaTTTCTCGCTTAtatactttacgcactttcaTTTATGCgcacgcattgcatatcatactagcttctaggtacctacgggtcgcgtcccacgaccgattttaggaaacacaggttagataggggttccgagtaagggtacgtcgcacggttggaccgtcgattaggcccccaaagatccccgctcgatttcaaggaattgacacccttgagtcgggagcccccatccttacgtagcacggtccctgtagtactaaaactatgcattctgcaggagctccatgaAAACTTCCAACTCGACTTCAGCAATCGTcctttgagtcggcctgcgtgccatttgagtcttttcctaTTTCGAGAGAGATGTACGATGTATACTATTCATTAAGCCGTTGGCATTTTATCTTctgcatgcatgcatcatccaatttcaaaattagggtgtcatttgtattaactagtcttaagtcgatcttcctttcatcttggtaagggatgtcacgCCCGATCTCCTGCCcacgcctcgacagagtcatACCGCCACTCGAGGAGATTGCCCGCATATGGACGATGCTGCGCTCGGTCGACCGCCACTATATCGCTGCATTCGTGGGAGATATTCCCTTGCTGGTTACCCGACACGtcgattggaatttcctcgagGCCGCCATCACATTCTGGAACCCAAGTCGCGCCGTCTTCGACATACAGGGTACCGAGCTCACGCCGACCATAGAGGAATACCGGACACTCATCGGTCGAACCACAGTTGTCCACAGCATTGTGGAACCCAACTTCCACACTGCCCGATCAACCCTAGTCTCACGCCTACTCGGGGTTCCGACGACTCGTTTGAATGCTGAACTCGCATACTCCGGCAGCACGGAGATAACAATCGAGAAACTTCTCCTTTTTATTGAGTCCCGAGCACACAGGGTCCAGGGGGATTTTCTTGGAAAGGATTTATGTCATGCTGTTTTACTACTAATTTTCGGGACCCTTTTATTTCCTCGCTCGCATGGTCTCATCGACGCGGCCTTGGCcagcgttgtcctccaagtggtcggagggcgCGGTTACGAGGTAGCCCTTGtagctgagaccattcggtcacTCGACCGTGTATTGAGAACACGCGACCGAAGAATAAGAGGATCCCccatccttttgcaaatttggtttcaaagCCACGCAAACCCCTTCGGTCTAGTGCGCCCGGTTATGTACTTTAATGGCCCAGAGTCGATCATTTCTCGATTGTTGTCCCTCCTgcgtgtggaagaacgcaagatctctgagtggatcaaaatttttcttgaaatagCACCTAGGGGCTTCAAGTGGCGTGCTGCGTGGATGCCACCGGGACCCATCTCCCTTAGGTGTCCTGATTTTTATGGAGTCCCACTCatgagtcatgcggggtccaccacttatttttcggcgcgagtagtgaggcagctcggtggcttacagacggtccccgaggatacggcgcgaactagatttgaacatacttggcgggGGGATCAGACACCCGCAGATCGCCAAAGTAACGTCAAACAGGTCCTGGATGCGTGGCAAACTGTGATTACTAAGCGtccatacttccccgagcatccgacCCTTGATGAGCGGGATTTCCAAGCTACAGAAGAATACATCATTCGCTTCTACCGATGGGGTCCAGCAGCACACGAGGATCTCTTCAACTCTCCGCGAGTTAAAGATGGCGGGTCACTCGTCGCAACTCCCACTCCGTATATGGCCATTCAAGCCGAACTCACTCATCTCAGAGCAGAAAGAGATCGTCTTCGCCGGGAAGTCGCAGAGAAGGACGAGCAGCTTGTTGATCAGCGCCAACtacagagagagctcgcccAGACCCGTGCCAAGCTACAGAGGCGCGATCAGGAATTGGTACGAGCGAACGCTGCTTTGGAGAGGTCCAGGAAAAGGGCTCGCGGGGTCCATATGCaccctaggatagacacctcCGCTGGGCCCTCGAACTAGGGCTTTCCATAGCGATGGTCGCTTGCTCCCCGGGCGCGGTggaaaatcgacttaggactatcttttcaaaatttgtattgcactttgaaccattcagagttaatacaaatgacagcattagttttcaaaattcatgcatctcatgcattccCTCTTCATTactttgcatgtttatttaaaacaaaaaaaaaagaatattcttGCATCGAAACTCACACACTTATGGAATCCAGGTATTAACAACTGGCGGCGCCCCACCGGTATCCCACACGCTTCCAATTAAGAATGGCAGAAGAAAATCAACTCGTTGTCTTCGAAGGGAATACATCACCAACGCCGGTTCATTCTCCACAGCCCACGATGAACGCGCCACCCCCACTTACCACTGCAGGCACACCACTAGCACATCATGGGACTCCCTCGGCCCATCTCCCACAACCGATTTCATCAAGCATGTCACTACCGCTGGGGTACGCACCACCACCACCTGGGCACTCGCCGCCACCACCGATGCACGCGCCGTCGTCGGCGACTCAAACACCACCGCCTGCCCATGATCCTACTCGCATGGCCACGCTCGAGGGCAACGTCACAACTCTTCAAAACACGGTTGACGTTATGGCCGCTAATATGGCCGAGATGATGGCCTTGCTCAGGGGGCCAAATCGCGCGTCTTCGAGCTCTATCCCGCCTCTTGCACGCGGGCCAACTGTCGACCCCGCTCCTTGGGTCCCGCCAACCCATGCATCAGAGGGCGACATAGCGGCCGCCCCCGCGCCAGCAATTATCCCAGTGCCTGCTCCTCATCCGAAGCACGCGCCGGTAATTCACCCGGTCGACTTCGGCCATCCTCAGTCCACCATTCCAGCAGCTGTCTCACTTCCGCCCATGACGATTCCCGTGCCAGATCCGACCATGTTTGCACCACCTCCTGTGTCCGTGCCAGCTCCAGCTACCGTTTATACTGCTCCTCCGCCGATGGGCTTCCCGACATCGAGCGCCCCTGTTCCTGCTCACACAACTGAGCCTTTCCCTcaccaagctccacaaccccatatcAGCCTCccttaccaagctccacctcccataaatatTACTTTCTCCGAACCGAGCACGCCGACTCAAGCGGCTCCCAGAGCTCCACCCACAAATTTCTTTCCTGAAACGGAAACTGAGCAAGAAAGGTGaatgaagaagatggaagagacAATCAGGGCCCTCCAAGCTAGTGATCCCCGACATAGCACTAGTTATCTAGATTCGACTCTCTTCCCGGGAATGCAGCTACCGGCGAAAGTCAAGGTACCCGATTTTCAGAAGTACGATGGAACTATAGACCCGCGACACCACCTCCGTCACTACAACGAAAAGATGCTTCATTACTGGGACTACGAACAGTTCGTCATCGCGACTTTCCAGGAGAGCCTGTCAGGACCGGCTCTTAATTGGTTCATATCTCTCCGAGCGGAGGACATCCCCTCCTGGACCGAACTAGCCAAGAAGTTTGTTGAGCAGTATCAGTATAACATGGAGACGCCCCCGTCCTTCCTCGAGTTGAGCACGATGGAAATGGCAGAGGGGCAGAAGTTTGAGGATTACGCCACGAGTTGGCGTTCGGAAGCAGCAAAACATTTCCCTCCAATTTGCGAAGCGCAGCAAATCCAAATGTTTCATGGGACTCTCAAGGGGGCTTACTACTCTCACCTCATGGGTCACAAGTCTACTTTCTCGGAGATGATTATGGCCGGGAAGCAGGTAGACCTGGGCATCAAACTCGGAAGGTTAGAGGGCCCGACAAAGAAAGGGGAAGGAGAGTCCTCGAGGAGGACTGCCTCAGCAGCCACCCCCACGGGCTGCAGAAGAAGTAAGGAGGCATCAGTCAATGCCGTCAATGTGGGCCACAACGCGCCGCAACAGTACTCGGTGAGCTTCACGCCCGCAACATCTACTACCCCGGCGTATGCTCCACTGCTTTCGCCCTATCCGTCTCAGCATCCCGCTCAACCGATTTATTATTCGGCTCCGCCGACAACATTTCCATCGGCCCCGCAACAAGTCGTCCATCATTATGCTCCCGCTCCTCTTCAGACCCCGCAGTACAGGCCTCcggcttcgagaactcctcagccgTCGCAACAGGCCCCAGCCCCACAGGGTCAACAAGGCGGCGCAATGCAAGCTCGGCAGCGCATACAATTCACACCCCTGCCTACCCCGCTCTCCCACATATACAGGCAACTATTAGCCGGCGAAATGATCCGACCAACGGTTCCCGGTCCCAGTTTCGTTCCGGCAAACCAAGATCAGAGTCTACGCTGCGAGTACCATTCAGGTGCACCCGGGCACACCACCGACAACTGTTGGAAATTGCGGGAGGACGTTCAGAAGTTGATCAATAGTAAAAAGATCTCGTTCAATGCCATTAGGCCCCCGAATGTGCAAGCTAACCCTCTCCCTGATCATGGGTCGAGCTCGGGGCCCACCATCAATATGATCAGTATTTGCACTGTGAGAGAGGACGAGAGCCAACAGGAGGGCCCTACTCCATTTATAATTGAGTATGTCCCCGCGGAAGCCACCGTAGGGTTCACAGGGTCTAGTGCCGCGCCCGCCCCGTTCATAATAGAAGTCCCCGCTCGAGAGCCGTACCAGGACAGTAAGGTCCCTTGGACTTACGAAGGAAGTGTCGGGAATCTTGAGCAGCAGTTCAGTGTCATGGGCGTGACATGCTCGGGCCGGGTGTACACGAACCCGGAGATCGCAGGCAAGGGTAAGGCTCCCGCTGCATCCAGAACTGCTCCGGAAGCCCCGCCTATCCCAcagaagaaggtgaccgaaAAAGAAGCTGAggctttcatgaaagtgatcaaggcGAGCGAGTACAAGGTAGTAGAACAAATGGGTAAGTCTCCAGCTCATATTTCACTACTTGCTCTCCTCTTGAGTTCGGAGCCACACCGAGAAGCCCTCCTACGGGTCCTTACTGCAGCACAGGTTCCTAAGGAGATAGCCCTGGATCAGATTGAAGAGACCGTCAGCTCGATTTTCTCCAATGCCATCTCATTTTCAGATGACGAGCTCCCCTCCGAAGGGTGGGCACACtcacgggcgttgcacatcgtctgcaagtgcaacaatttcATCattggccgggtcatgatcgacaacggctccgcCCTCAATGTTTGCCCAGTGTCCACGTTGAAgcaaatgaatgtggacctcaaCCGCGTCCGCCCGAGCAAAACCGCGGTtagagcctttgacggctcgcGGAGGGAAGTGAATGGGGAGATTGACCTTTTGATCGATGTCGGCCCGTGCTCATTCAGCGTCACATTTCAGGTCCTTGACATCCCGAATGCTTTTAGCCTGATCCTCGGGAGACCCTGGATCCACTCAGCTGGAGCCGTTCCCTCGTTTCTGCACCAAAGGATCAAGTTCATCGCGGATGGTCGGCTCATTACGGTCAAGGGTGAAGAGgactacgccatctacaaggaaaCGGTTGTGCCCTATATTAGCATCGGAGACGACGAGAACCTCCCATTCCATTCAttcgagaccatctccgtcattcgggACTATGGAGAGGTTCGTCCATCTCGTGCTGACCGCATGGTCGGGAAGGTCCTTCTGCGTCACAACTACGTTCCTGGTACCGGGCTTGGAGCACAGGGGCAGGGGATCAATTGCCCCATCGAGATTgaagagtacaagaacagaaggggactcggttttcgcccttcTTGCCAAGAGATTATTGAGGCCCGTAAGGGCAAACACCTCCACCATCTCGCCGCGTTTTACGGGAAAGtcaacaggggcatcccaGTTCTCCCACTCTCTCGtttttttcctgcaccgccgCACATCGTCGGAGGTACTCTTGAAGGCCCGTCCTCGATTTCAGACGTCGAGCTGTCGATCTGCCAGCCATATgcgccgtcactgaggagactcCTTTAGGGGTCCATATCCGCCTTGCACAGGAGAATGAGGAgctcaacaactggacctcagtcccgtgCTACTCGgttgtgatcgccgatgtgtaaggctatctatgtgtttgatgtttccccgcgtgtcggcatagccataagccacatgacggaagagggattttgttatggcttcatGCTTACACCATTAATAAAATCTCTGcacgcattttttgaatttccgcGTCTACTTTCTCCTTTCTTTCACTTATCTCGCAACGCTCTAAATTTCTAAGACTACTCATTTAAATtgccaggctccactcgaatccaaatcatcgACACGTCGATTCGAACTCATCCGAGGAACACCTCGAAGAGtcccgacccatatacttcggggaaggactcgacgaggatggtcgagtgcccgagatagaggagagtttgcgccgccttgaGAACCGTCAATTCACTTCAGTTGAGCCGACAGAAGAGTTCAACGTGGGTACCGAAGAAGAGCCTCACATTCTGAAAATCGGGACGGGTCTCGACCCCACACAGCGGGctcggatgatcgatttcctcaAGGAGTACCAAgaagtctttgcttggtcttaTGCCGACATGCCAGGTTTGGATCCCTCAATAGTTAAGCACTTCCTTCCGCTCGATACGGAGAGGTTTCCACCCAAACGGCAGCACTTACGGCGTCAGCGagccggccttctcctccgcattaaggaagaggtcATCAAGCAAATCAACGCGGGCTTCCTGGAAGTTTGTAATTACTCTGAGTGGGTGGCGAACATTGTGCCGgtagagaagaaagatggaaaagtcagagtctgcgtcgactatcgggacctcaacaaggccagccccaaggataacttccccctGCCTCACATTGACGTCTTAGTTGACAACACAGCACGCCATACattgttctccttcatggatggcttctccggatacaaccagatccggatggccgatgaggacaagatcaagacgacgttcattACAATGTGGGGCACTTTCTGTTATCGACTCATGTctttcggcctcaaaaatgccggggcaacataCCAAAGGGCCATGGTCACGCTATTCCACgatatgatgcataaagagatcgaggtctacgtcgacgacatgattgctaaatcaaaagaaggagaggatcaCCTCGTTAATCTAAAACGCCTCTTCGACCGACTCAAGAAATACAAGCTTCGACTTAACCCAgcaaagtgcacattcggcgccaagtcagggaaactgttaggattcgtggtcagcgaacGAGGCATTGAGGTCGATCCCGACAAGGTGAAGGCAATCAGGGAGTTACCTCCACCATCGACAGTtcgcgaagtacgaggcttcctgGGACGGCTGAACTACATtgcgcgtttcattgcaaacctgacagacaaatgtcaaccactcttccgcttgcttcgcaaaaatgcagcgattaagtgggacgaagaatgtcagaaggccttcgacactATCAAGGCATACTTGGTTCAACCCTcggtattggtcccgcctactCCAGATCGCCCTCTTATTCTCTATCTGACAGTGCGCCGGCAATCcctaggatgcatgttagggcaggaaGACGAGTCCACGCACGCAGAACATGCCATTTACTATTTAAGTAAGAAGTTCaccgaaggggagtccaactacccggagattgagaagatgtgctgcgcgctggtgtgggtcatgcagcgGCTTCGGCAGTACACTCTCTATCATACtatccgcttattgtcaaaagcggatcccctgaagtacttGCTCGATAGTCCATTTTCCATGAAGAATATTTCAAAGTGGCGATGTCAGCTGACGGAATACGACATTGAATACGTGCCCCGCACATCAGTTAAGGGGCAGGCAATTGCGGATCACTTAGCGGAGTTCCCAATCGAAGACGATACGCCgatcaactctgactttccgGACGAAGGGATTCTCCAAGGGGACAGTGAGGAGAACAAATTCGCATGGaggatgtatttcgacggcgcaGTAAATTCCACTAGGTCCGacattggcgcagtgctgatatcccccgaCGGACGCTACTATCCGGTCGCAGCAAAGGTTGATTTCCCTTGCACTAATaacgtggccgaatacgaAGCATGCATCCTCGGCCTGCAGGCAgcgatcgacttcaaggtgaaggaactAGAAGTGTTTGGTGATTCCATGCTTACAATTTTCCAGacgttggggcaatggaagacgaaggatgcgaagctagtgccatatcacgagtatctcgaggagttagcggagaacttcgagaaaatctcattcacaTATACGCCGCGCATCAAGAACCAATTTGCAGATGCACTTGCGATGCTCGcgtccatggtgagcatcacgaaagaGAATCTCATTGAGCCACTCGAAATCGAGATTGCCAAGGGCCCTGCTCACTGCGACGCAATCGAGGCAACTGACGAACAGCCGTGGTATGAAGACATCAAacattttctgcaaaccggccaatacccgacATTCGCCAACCGGCGTGACAGAAAAACACTTCGGCGACTCGCAGCACACTACTTCTTGAGTGGAGAGGTCCTTTATCGCCGTTCCttcgacgccacactactccggtgtgtcGATGAGattgaggcacaacgccttaTGGGAGAGATACACGAGGGAAGttgcggacctcacatgagCGGGCTCATGCTCGCCAAGAAACTTATGCGTTTGGGTtatttctggtccaccatggaggccGACTGCGCCAAACACGTCAGACACTGCCACTTGTGCCAAGTCTACGCCGACTAGATCAAAGCACCCCCCAATGAGCTACATCCAATGGCGgccccgtg
Above is a window of Punica granatum isolate Tunisia-2019 chromosome 7, ASM765513v2, whole genome shotgun sequence DNA encoding:
- the LOC116214391 gene encoding leucine-rich repeat extensin-like protein 3, yielding MATLEGNVTTLQNTVDVMAANMAEMMALLRGPNRASSSSIPPLARGPTVDPAPWVPPTHASEGDIAAAPAPAIIPVPAPHPKHAPVIHPVDFGHPQSTIPAAVSLPPMTIPVPDPTMFAPPPVSVPAPATVYTAPPPMGFPTSSAPVPAHTTEPFPHQAPQPHISLPYQAPPPINITFSEPSTPTQAAPRAPPTNFFPETETEQER
- the LOC116214392 gene encoding uncharacterized protein LOC116214392 → MKKMEETIRALQASDPRHSTSYLDSTLFPGMQLPAKVKVPDFQKYDGTIDPRHHLRHYNEKMLHYWDYEQFVIATFQESLSGPALNWFISLRAEDIPSWTELAKKFVEQYQYNMETPPSFLELSTMEMAEGQKFEDYATSWRSEAAKHFPPICEAQQIQMFHGTLKGAYYSHLMGHKSTFSEMIMAGKQVDLGIKLGRLEGPTKKGEGESSRRTASAATPTGCRRSKEASVNAVNVGHNAPQQYSVSFTPATSTTPAYAPLLSPYPSQHPAQPIYYSAPPTTFPSAPQQVVHHYAPAPLQTPQYRPPASRTPQPSQQAPAPQGQQGGAMQARQRIQFTPLPTPLSHIYRQLLAGEMIRPTVPGPSFVPANQDQSLRCEYHSGAPGHTTDNCWKLREDVQKLINSKKISFNAIRPPNVQANPLPDHGSSSGPTINMISICTVREDESQQEGPTPFIIEYVPAEATVGFTGSSAAPAPFIIEVPAREPYQDSKVPWTYEGSVGNLEQQFSVMGVTCSGRVYTNPEIAGKGKAPAASRTAPEAPPIPQKKVTEKEAEAFMKVIKASEYKVVEQMGKSPAHISLLALLLSSEPHREALLRVLTAAQVPKEIALDQIEETVSSIFSNAISFSDDELPSEGWAHSRALHIVCKCNNFIIGRVMIDNGSALNVCPVSTLKQMNVDLNRVRPSKTAVRAFDGSRREVNGEIDLLIDVGPCSFSVTFQVLDIPNAFSLILGRPWIHSAGAVPSFLHQRIKFIADGRLITVKGEEDYAIYKETVVPYISIGDDENLPFHSFETISVIRDYGEVRPSRADRMVGKVLLRHNYVPGTGLGAQGQGINCPIEIEEYKNRRGLGFRPSCQEIIEARKGKHLHHLAAFYGKVNRGIPVLPLSRFFPAPPHIVGGTLEGPSSISDVELSICQPYAPSLRRLL